One part of the Nostoc sp. PCC 7120 = FACHB-418 genome encodes these proteins:
- a CDS encoding photosystem I assembly protein Ycf3 produces MPRTQKNDNFVDKSFTVMADIILKILPTNKKAKEAFVYYRDGMSAQAEGEYAEALEYYEEALTLEEDTNDRGYILYNMGLIYASNGDHDKALELYHQAIELNPRLPQALNNIAVIYHYQGEKAKETGDHDGGEALFDQAADYWIRAIRMAPNNYIEAQNWLKTTGRMQIDVFF; encoded by the coding sequence ATGCCAAGAACACAAAAAAACGATAACTTTGTTGACAAATCCTTTACTGTGATGGCGGATATTATTCTCAAGATACTGCCAACTAATAAAAAAGCTAAAGAAGCCTTTGTCTATTACCGAGATGGGATGTCAGCTCAAGCAGAAGGCGAATATGCCGAAGCACTCGAATATTACGAAGAAGCCCTCACACTAGAAGAAGACACCAACGATCGCGGTTATATTCTCTACAACATGGGGCTAATTTATGCTAGCAACGGCGACCATGATAAAGCTCTAGAACTATATCACCAGGCGATCGAACTGAATCCCCGCCTACCCCAAGCCTTAAACAACATCGCCGTAATTTACCATTACCAAGGCGAAAAAGCCAAAGAAACTGGAGATCACGACGGTGGTGAAGCGCTGTTTGACCAAGCCGCAGACTACTGGATTCGTGCCATTCGCATGGCTCCAAATAACTATATAGAAGCCCAAAACTGGCTAAAAACCACTGGACGGATGCAAATAGATGTATTCTTTTAG
- a CDS encoding ADP-ribosylglycohydrolase family protein yields MLGAIAGDIIGSVYEGNSIKTKDFPLFSRQSRFTDDTVLTVAVADVILNTDQFPPSSKYIDQFKWYYRRYLYAGYGRNFSNWAKSNSTQPYNSFGNGAAMRVSPIAFAFPDLNTVLQQAKGSAEVTHNHPEGIKGAQATASAIFLARTGWDKAEIKSYIQSNFGYNLDQTLEQIRPAYQYDATCPGSVPPAIIAFLESSDFEDAIRNAVSLGGDSDTIACITGAIAQAYYGGVPRAIAEQTLSHLNEHLCTTTEKFMYKYCL; encoded by the coding sequence ATGTTGGGTGCGATCGCAGGTGACATCATTGGTTCAGTTTATGAGGGAAACAGTATCAAAACGAAAGATTTTCCCTTGTTTAGCAGGCAGAGTCGCTTCACTGATGATACGGTGCTAACTGTGGCGGTAGCAGATGTGATCCTCAACACTGATCAATTTCCTCCGAGCAGTAAATACATTGACCAATTTAAGTGGTACTATCGTCGCTACCTATATGCCGGCTATGGACGGAACTTTAGTAACTGGGCTAAATCTAACAGCACCCAACCATACAATAGTTTTGGTAATGGTGCAGCTATGCGCGTCAGTCCTATTGCCTTTGCCTTCCCAGATTTAAACACTGTCTTGCAACAAGCTAAAGGTAGTGCAGAAGTTACCCATAACCACCCAGAAGGGATAAAAGGCGCACAAGCTACAGCATCCGCCATCTTCCTCGCTAGGACAGGCTGGGATAAAGCAGAGATTAAATCCTACATTCAAAGTAACTTTGGTTACAACCTAGACCAAACTCTAGAACAAATCAGACCTGCCTACCAATATGATGCTACCTGTCCAGGTTCCGTTCCCCCAGCGATTATTGCCTTTTTAGAATCCTCGGACTTTGAAGATGCAATTCGCAATGCCGTTTCCCTTGGTGGTGATAGCGATACCATCGCCTGTATTACAGGTGCGATCGCTCAAGCATACTATGGAGGTGTACCCAGAGCGATCGCTGAACAAACCTTGTCTCATTTAAATGAGCATTTATGTACCACTACAGAAAAATTTATGTATAAATATTGTCTGTAG
- a CDS encoding PsaJ asl3190, giving the protein MNKSQDKEKKYFLEYLSLAPVLAVISISVAFSTWAIFNYIFPDLLFHPLP; this is encoded by the coding sequence ATGAATAAATCACAAGATAAAGAGAAAAAATATTTCCTCGAATATCTCTCTCTGGCACCAGTTCTTGCTGTTATATCCATATCAGTTGCCTTTTCTACATGGGCAATTTTTAACTATATTTTTCCCGATCTTCTTTTCCATCCTCTACCATAA
- a CDS encoding DUF937 domain-containing protein, with protein sequence MGLFDQILGAVSNPNQQGSLGQLGNIINTVNQLSNQTGTNPSTMQSVVGVVGNYVRSALQQKQATEGNEATQALVNEYAGTSSNPQAVNSLFSPNIQQQVAQVASQHTGLDAGTIQQLLPVIVPLVLNFLQSGANAQHPQGAGNSVLNSFLDADGDGDVDIADAMQLMSRYVGR encoded by the coding sequence ATGGGGCTATTTGACCAAATTCTCGGCGCTGTTAGCAATCCCAATCAACAAGGCAGTTTAGGTCAACTGGGAAACATCATTAACACTGTCAATCAACTAAGTAATCAAACTGGCACAAATCCTTCGACAATGCAATCTGTCGTGGGTGTAGTAGGTAACTATGTACGTTCCGCTTTACAACAAAAGCAAGCCACAGAAGGTAATGAAGCAACCCAAGCATTAGTTAATGAATATGCCGGTACCTCTTCTAATCCTCAGGCAGTTAATTCTCTATTTTCTCCTAACATACAACAACAGGTAGCACAGGTAGCATCCCAACACACAGGTTTAGATGCTGGTACAATTCAGCAACTATTGCCAGTCATAGTACCTTTAGTATTGAATTTTTTGCAATCCGGCGCTAACGCTCAACATCCTCAAGGTGCTGGAAATTCTGTTTTAAATTCTTTCTTGGATGCAGATGGAGACGGTGATGTAGATATCGCTGATGCTATGCAGTTAATGAGCCGATATGTTGGTAGATAG
- the crtW gene encoding beta-carotene ketolase CrtW yields MVQCQPSSLHSEKLVLLSSTIRDDKNINKGIFIACFILFLWAISLILLLSIDTSIIHKSLLGIAMLWQTFLYTGLFITAHDAMHGVVYPKNPRINNFIGKLTLILYGLLPYKDLLKKHWLHHGHPGTDLDPDYYNGHPQNFFLWYLHFMKSYWRWTQIFGLVMIFHGLKNLVHIPENNLIIFWMIPSILSSVQLFYFGTFLPHKKLEGGYTNPHCARSIPLPLFWSFVTCYHFGYHKEHHEYPQLPWWKLPEAHKISL; encoded by the coding sequence ATGGTTCAGTGTCAACCATCATCTCTGCATTCAGAAAAACTGGTGTTATTGTCATCGACAATCAGAGATGATAAAAATATTAATAAGGGTATATTTATTGCCTGCTTTATCTTATTTTTATGGGCAATTAGTTTAATCTTATTACTCTCAATAGATACATCCATAATTCATAAGAGCTTATTAGGTATAGCCATGCTTTGGCAGACCTTCTTATATACAGGTTTATTTATTACTGCTCATGATGCCATGCACGGCGTAGTTTATCCCAAAAATCCCAGAATAAATAATTTTATAGGTAAGCTCACTCTAATCTTGTATGGACTACTCCCTTATAAAGATTTATTGAAAAAACATTGGTTACACCACGGACATCCTGGTACTGATTTAGACCCTGATTATTACAATGGTCATCCCCAAAACTTCTTTCTTTGGTATCTACATTTTATGAAGTCTTATTGGCGATGGACGCAAATTTTCGGATTAGTGATGATTTTTCATGGACTTAAAAATCTGGTGCATATACCAGAAAATAATTTAATTATATTTTGGATGATACCTTCTATTTTAAGTTCAGTACAACTATTTTATTTTGGTACATTTTTGCCTCATAAAAAGCTAGAAGGTGGTTATACTAACCCCCATTGTGCGCGCAGTATCCCATTACCTCTTTTTTGGTCTTTTGTTACTTGTTATCACTTCGGCTACCACAAGGAACATCACGAATACCCTCAACTTCCTTGGTGGAAATTACCTGAAGCTCACAAAATATCTTTATAA
- the gatC gene encoding Asp-tRNA(Asn)/Glu-tRNA(Gln) amidotransferase subunit GatC produces MIDREQVRKVALLARLELTPEEEEQFTTQLGSILDYVEQLNELDVSNVPPTARAIDVSNITREDNLQPYADREAILSSAPEQEGEFFKVPKILNAE; encoded by the coding sequence ATGATCGACCGCGAACAAGTCCGCAAAGTAGCTCTACTTGCCCGTTTAGAATTGACCCCCGAAGAAGAAGAGCAATTTACCACTCAGCTTGGAAGTATTTTAGATTACGTCGAGCAGCTCAATGAACTAGATGTGAGTAATGTACCGCCTACAGCGCGGGCAATTGATGTCAGCAATATCACCAGAGAAGATAACCTGCAACCTTATGCTGACAGAGAAGCTATCCTCAGCAGTGCGCCTGAACAAGAAGGGGAATTTTTTAAAGTACCAAAAATCCTCAATGCCGAGTAA